One part of the Glycine soja cultivar W05 chromosome 11, ASM419377v2, whole genome shotgun sequence genome encodes these proteins:
- the LOC114375861 gene encoding probable polyol transporter 6 produces the protein MSTEDDNNKPYQVPKENYSVNSHRRLFNKYACACVMTASIISAIFGYVMGVMAGALIFIKEDLQISDLQVQLLAGILDVFAVSGAMAAGRTSDYIGRRYTVILASLIFLLGSILMGYGPSYSILIIGRCIVGIGVGFALIIVPVYSTEISSPSKRGFLTSLPDLCINLGFLLGYVSNYLFEKLPLKLGWRIMVALPAIPSLILVILMLNSVESPRWLVMQGRIAEARKVLLLVSNTNEEAKQRLNEIEVSVGIVENCTLDIVQVPRETRSGAGALKELFCKPSPPVRRILIAAIGVHVFQQSSGIEGILVYSPRVFERTGISDKSKLMLVTVGMGISKTVSTLVATFLLDRVGRRILFLVSSGGMVVALLGLGVCMTTVESSTEKLLWTTSIAIIATYVYVAFMAIGIGPVTWVYSTEIFPLRLRAQGIGICVAVNRTTNLAVVTSFISIYKKITMGGIFFLFTAINALAWCFYYFLPETKGRSLEDMESIFGENSKSKVQNDEAREQH, from the exons ATGTCTACGGAAGATGATAATAACAAACCTTACCAAGTACccaaagaaaattattcagttAACAGTCATCGAAGACTATTTAACAAGTATGCTTGTGCTTGTGTGATGACTGCCTCGATTATATCTGCCATATTTGGTTACG TTATGGGAGTGATGGCTGGAGCACTGATATTCATAAAGGAAGATCTTCAAATCAGTGACCTACAAGTGCAGCTCCTAGCAGGCATCTTAGACGTGTTCGCAGTATCAGGAGCCATGGCTGCAGGAAGAACATCTGATTATATAGGTCGCCGCTACACCGTCATTCTAGCCTCACTCATCTTCTTGTTGGGCTCCATTCTAATGGGCTATGGCCCATCCTACTCAATCTTAATCATTGGAAGATGCATTGTTGGAATTGGTGTGGGTTTTGCATTGATCATAGTACCAGTTTACAGCACAGAGATTTCATCTCCTTCCAAGAGAGGCTTTCTCACCTCTCTCCCAGACCTTTGCATCAACTTGGGGTTCTTGCTTGGCTATGTCTCAAACTACTTGTTTGAAAAATTGCCCCTGAAACTTGGATGGAGAATAATGGTTGCTCTTCCAGCAATTCCTTCCCTCATTCTAGTCATTCTCATGTTGAATTCGGTAGAGTCTCCAAGGTGGTTAGTGATGCAAGGACGTATAGCTGAGGCCAGGAAAGTGCTTTTATTAGTCTCTAATACAAACGAAGAAGCTAAACAACGCTTGAATGAAATAGAAGTTTCTGTTGGCATTGTTGAAAACTGCACCCTAGACATTGTTCAGGTTCCAAGGGAAACTCGCAGTGGTGCAGGAGCTCTTAAGGAACTGTTTTGTAAACCTTCCCCACCTGTGCGTAGGATACTAATTGCCGCCATTGGGGTTCATGTGTTCCAGCAGAGTAGTGGAATCGAGGGTATTTTGGTATATAGCCCAAGGGTGTTTGAGAGAACAGGAATCAGTGACAAGAGCAAGCTCATGCTAGTCACTGTTGGCATGGGAATCAGCAAAACTGTGTCAACATTAGTTGCAACATTTTTGTTGGACAGAGTTGGGAGGAGGATTCTCTTTCTGGTTAGTTCAGGAGGAATGGTTGTGGCACTGTTAGGGTTAGGTGTTTGCATGACCACAGTGGAAAGTTCCACTGAGAAATTATTGTGGACAACAAGCATTGCCATAATTGCTACCTACGTTTATGTGGCTTTTATGGCTATTGGAATTGGGCCTGTGACATGGGTTTATAGCACTGAGATATTTCCTTTGAGATTGAGGGCACAAGGAATTGGCATATGCGTGGCTGTGAACAGAACTACGAATTTGGCAGTGGTCACAAGTTTCATTTCGATCTATAAAAAGATAACAATGGGTgggattttctttctgtttACAGCTATTAATGCTTTGGCTTGGTGTTTCTACTACTTTTTGCCTGAGACTAAAGGAAGATCATTAGAAGATATGGAGAGTATCTTTGGGGAAAATTCCAAATCGAAGGTACAAAATGACGAAGCCAGAGAGCAACACTAG